AGGGTGTGTGTACAATCTGTCCAAGTTCCCGAGTGTTGTGAAATATTGTTTCAAATGGTCCATTTCATGCAATATCAACCTGAATGAGATGTTGACTGAAAGACGCGTTTGTTACTTTCAGAGATTAGAAGCAACATAAGTAATTTAAATCTATCTTTATTTAGTAATTGTGTTtaacaaaaaagcaaacaatgtCAGGcaaaaagaataataacatTTCATAACAATATACAGAGTCTGACAGTCACTTGACAGCTTGTGTAGAATTCTTTGAGCCTTTATTTACAcgttttgtagttttctttttcttcactttcttggTTTTGGCTTTAACCTTGGGCTGCTTGCCATTAAGAGCAGGCCTGGACCTGGTCAGGTGGTTAGCAGTGGGGCTTAGTTTGCTGTGGCCCATCTCTGGATCGGAACGTATACCCTGGGCAGAGACAGACTTGTCTGGGGCAGAGCGAGGGGAGTCATCCAAAAGGTTTGGCTGGGAGTAGGAGCGTATAGCTGGGGAACTGGTGGGGCGGTAAGGTGTGGTGCCTCCTAACATAGGCAGGTGGACATGCTCATTGCTCAGATTAGTGACTGAATAGCGACTGCTGTTGGACATGACAATGTGGTGCCAAGAACTAAGGGGGGTGGCAGAGAAGTGTTGAGGGCCACTTGAATCATCTTTGGCACCTCCTGGAGATATGACCATGGAGCTACGTGGTGTTACCGCCTCCACGGCACTCTGAAAGGTCTTGAGGATGCGGTCactcttctgcttctctttcttctgACGGGACTCAACCTTCCTCAGCTGGCGGCGGTGATCCCTCATCATCTGCTTCCTTGTATCTGCCAGTCCCctgcacagaaacaacagaTAACCCAATGTACCGCTTAAACTGCTTTATGGCACCAAAATACACTTTGTTCATTTATGCTATCttttaaaagataataaaacaagCATTTGTAAAAGTTCACAGCACCATTACTCAATGTTTTGCAGCAATAAACCCTAAACACATGACAGGCCAACTCTGTGAAGCAATTTTAGAATTGCCGTCTGTGAGCAAACAGTAGGCATGCTCACCTGTAGTCTACCATTCCTGTCCTGTCACGATCAAGTCTCTGAATGAGCTCCTCAATCTGGTATCGCTCCAACGGAATACTTGATTGCTATCATGGTTTCACAGAACAGAAGGAAAAAGTCAGAGGGACTCATGGCCAGAAGCAAGTTCATCATCCTGCATGATTTCAGGACATTTCATGGTATTCTGTAAAATTCATCAGTGCAATACTTCCTGCAAATGTCACTGACTCTCTATAGTTCAATATATCAAACTATTTGAAAACCTGCACTGCCTTCCTGAAGTCAGCAACAGGGACTCGCATGGTGCCATCTTTGTCAATGTTCCGAAAGAAATCCCACAGGCGTAGCTTGCGTTGATCCAaataatcctttaaaaaaagattggttgaagacatttttacaaataCGAAATTCATAGACAACTCTACAAAGAGTACAATAATATGAGATATCTGAgattatattttcacattattattcatttcattttcattttaggGCTACTTATTCTCAATTGGTGTTAATTAGTGACCAAACAGACCTGGATGACTTTCATTGGATCAACACGTTTTGGTGGCTTCTTAGAGATGAAGCCTCCTACACCTCCATACTGTACATCCAGACTAGGATGCTCCTGACATGTCACTTCCAACAGGTGCACAAAATTCTCATTTACCAGCACGTTCTGCTTAGTAAACAGGTAGAAACAAATGGTGAAAAGATGATTTTTAGGACAATCAGATGAGGACGTGAGACAGTGCCACAGTAACTCACACATATGTTGATCTCCTCCAAGGCAGTTTTAGGTGTGTTCTTCACCACATTAACCAGGGCCAGTGCTCCCTCTACTGTTAAAGAGTTGTAAGCCAGCTACAGGAGTATAAGAGAATAAAACATCACCTTAAAATGTATCAGTAGGCATAATGATTATGCAGGTTAGCTTAACATAACCTCATCCACCCACCAGTAGGACTCTGAGCGTATCATTGAATTCAAGACCCTTGCACAGCATGCCGACACCCTCATTGGTGAGGCGGTTGTTGTTGAGGTTGAGGTGCACCAGAGTGTTGTTGAATTTGAGGGCCTCTCCCATGGCCAGGGCACCCTCATTCCCAAAACCGTTCCATGATAAGTCGAGGTATTTTAACATCATATTCACCTAAATATGAAGAATTTGACCTGATGTTATTTACCAAGGCAGTGATGTTATATACCAAGATGTCTGTATACATTCATACCTTAAGTCCAGCAGAAAAAGCCACAGCCCCTTTCATTCTAAGATGGTTCCAGCTAAGATCCAGCACTTCAAGACCCTCATTGTTTGCTGTACAAACAGAAGGAAAATCAGAGGAATatacttgaatgtttttgtccACTTTTTCTTGATTTATAAATGCATTTGATAACATCTACAGAGACATTAAGTTGAGTGAATTTTATCATACCCAGCAGCTGTCCCAAATGTTCCCCTCCTTTTCCACAAAACTCATTATGGCTCAGGTCTAGTTCCTTTATTCTGGAATTGGTCtgaatgtaaaaatatgaataataattgcAGAGGTAAGTAAATAACATTACTTACTTAATCGCAATCCACAACTAAAATGATTATTAATCTCTTACCGACAAGGCATCTGCAAAATATCTagcatcatcatcagtaaaTCCATTTCCTGTTGAGACAAAAGAAGCTGTTATGTCTATTGTTGTTGGATTTACTGATCTTAAGCACACACAAATGGAGGAAGCTTGACCTATTATCATGTATAGTCTATTCTCAGTACATCACCCTACTGTCAGTACAGTAAGATGTTGTTTATTTGCACATTACCTGAAAGTTTAAtagattttaatgaaatattgtcCAGCAACATTTTAGCCACATACTCAGCTCCTGCAGACTGAAGATCGTTGTTGGACACATTCTGAAAGTCAAACAGATGCTGGTACAGTACACCACTGTAAGAGTCAAGTAAATTTGTCACCTGAAAAGCATGTGTGCCCTCTAGTGGCAGGTTTTCAGTCCAACATACCAGGTGCTGAATGGTGAAATTAGCCCTCAACATCTCCACAAGGTATTTGGCTCCCTCAGCCTGAATGTCACTGTCAGCCAGTTCCAAAGTGTTGATATGCATATcagactaaaaacaaaaataacttgtCAGAAATGTTCTATTTAAAAAGTCACACTTAATAACACACTTGCATTTTTAAACTTACCACTAAAGCAATAGCAAGTGCCTTACATCCCAAAGGTCCTAGCCCATGGTGGTTGAGGGTCATGGTTGTAGAGTCAAGGTTACGTACAAAGTAGGAGACTGGCACCACGCCCACCAGCTTGCAGGCCTGGAGGTACAGTTCAGATATTGACATCTGCTTGttgctctcctctttttctggAAATGAGTGACCCATACAGTATGAGTATATAGCCACTTTATGGACCCTTGTTTATACATAAAGTGATGAATGTATGTTTCACAGCAACACATTGTCAAAACAAGCCATTTATTTGCAGTGTTTTATGAAAAATAGTACACATTTAGAGCTTTACAGTATCTGCAGCACAACGACTTATACTGTATTTAACCAAGAAGGAATTTAACGTACTTACCATCCGACTCCAAGTCGGTGTCAAACTCATCCTCTGTGTACTGGGGTTGAGTTGGGGATGGAAAATCATCATCTCTTAAGCAGAGAGACTCAAAAGACAGTGCTGACATTGCTGTCTGCTGTCAGAGCCTATGTCCTGTTTGAAACCATCTCCCTGACACAAAGGGAATACAGCCTTCGGGTTATTTGCTCATTTATTCCAGTGTCTTCTGTGTAGCCTAGCACTGTGAAATGAAATAGGCCCATGCTGTCCGGCAGGTAATTCTACCCCTCAGGTAATGTGTCATGTGGAGTGACATTAACTATTTAtgtctcagtgtgtttacaATGCTGTGTTTTTAGTAACTCCAAGAAAAGCTGTAAGTACAGCATGACATAATATGTGAAATTATATggtttgacatgaaatataatttttaagGATGTTGTAGTCGAGTCAAGTAAAGTCAAGttagttttattgtcatttaaaccatatatatacacacaagaaaaataaaacatatatttttcttattttttatatatatatatatatatatacacaagaaaaataaaacacatatatatatacccaCACTATAGTGGGTATATAGGGAGGTAGATATTGAATCAAATTAAGtagcagcagaaaaataaagatcCAAAATGTGCatggatatacagtatgtgtgtgtgactattgttatttttatgttttgctgttattttacagtctgATTGCCCGTGGGAAGAAACTTCTTCCTATCCTGATGATATTAGTCCGTAAACTGCAGAACCTTAAGGGCAGCAGGAAGAGGAATTTATGGAAAAGGTGTGTCGGATCATCCACAATGATTCTGGATGAATGGAAAAGGTGTGTCGGATCATCCACAATGATTCTGGATGATCAGGCAGTGCGTGTATGTCCATGACAGACGGGAGAAA
This DNA window, taken from Larimichthys crocea isolate SSNF chromosome XXIV, L_crocea_2.0, whole genome shotgun sequence, encodes the following:
- the lrrc74a gene encoding leucine-rich repeat-containing protein 74A, with product MSALSFESLCLRDDDFPSPTQPQYTEDEFDTDLESDEKEESNKQMSISELYLQACKLVGVVPVSYFVRNLDSTTMTLNHHGLGPLGCKALAIALVSDMHINTLELADSDIQAEGAKYLVEMLRANFTIQHLNVSNNDLQSAGAEYVAKMLLDNISLKSIKLSGNGFTDDDARYFADALSTNSRIKELDLSHNEFCGKGGEHLGQLLANNEGLEVLDLSWNHLRMKGAVAFSAGLKVNMMLKYLDLSWNGFGNEGALAMGEALKFNNTLVHLNLNNNRLTNEGVGMLCKGLEFNDTLRVLLLAYNSLTVEGALALVNVVKNTPKTALEEINICNVLVNENFVHLLEVTCQEHPSLDVQYGGVGGFISKKPPKRVDPMKVIQDYLDQRKLRLWDFFRNIDKDGTMRVPVADFRKAVQQSSIPLERYQIEELIQRLDRDRTGMVDYRGLADTRKQMMRDHRRQLRKVESRQKKEKQKSDRILKTFQSAVEAVTPRSSMVISPGGAKDDSSGPQHFSATPLSSWHHIVMSNSSRYSVTNLSNEHVHLPMLGGTTPYRPTSSPAIRSYSQPNLLDDSPRSAPDKSVSAQGIRSDPEMGHSKLSPTANHLTRSRPALNGKQPKVKAKTKKVKKKKTTKRVNKGSKNSTQAVK